Genomic DNA from Candidatus Dependentiae bacterium:
CTCCTGATGACAACGTATCAAAAAGTTTTTTAATGCATCACGGAGCTGTGGGTCTTGTATTTTGTGTAATGCATTGTCTTCTACTGTTGTTAAGGTTACCGCATGCTTGGACCAAACTTTTTGCTTCAGTTGTTGTGGTTGCTTCTTTTTTTTATTCCCTATTATCTTGAAGCGTAAATTTTTTATGCGTGGTTGGTCTAGGGTTTCGTTAATTGTTTTAAGTAATACGGTTGATAGAAGATAAAGTTCTTGCAACCAACAAGAATCCTGGACGCCAAGAATGAGGATGTCATCATGAATTTTCTCTAGACTGACTCGTGTGCTGAGTGGTCCAAAAATAGCATGCCAGTTACTCAGAAGTTTGAACTTCCAATTCTGGTCGCCGTGCAGGATACTTGGTATTAAATTTTTAATCTCTTGTGCCATAATGTTAAAGTATACTATGAAAAATGAGAACTGGCTCGTTTAAGTAATCTGGCGTAGAGTATAAAAAATTGATTATTGTTTTATTAATGGGAGTTATGTGTGAATAAATTTAGTGCTCTTTTCTCTGAATATACGACTAAAACCATCGAAGATATTGCCACAGATTTTGGCGTATCGATGCATGATGGTTTGTCCGATGCGCAAGTGCTTGAGCGTCAAGCAGTCTACGGTTTGAATGAAATAAAAACGCGAGAAATTGGCTGGGCGGATATTTTATGGCGCCAGCTCAAATCGCCCTTTATTTATTTGCTCTTGGGCGTAGCAGTGCTCTATTTCTTTCTGCAGAGTTATTTTGATGCGTCAGTAATTTTATGTATTGTTTTTATCAATACCTTTTTTAGTTTCTTTCAAGAGTATCGCGCACACAAAGCATCCCAATTTCTACAGCAATCGATTGTTACCCATGTTACGGTGTTGCGCCATGGCCAAGAGGTTGATGTGCCGCACAATCAACTGGTGCCTGGCGACATTGTCGTCTTGTATCCCGGTGATATTATTCCGGCAGATCTTCGTTTTATAGAGGCTCAAAATGTTACGATTGATGAGTCGGTTTTAACAGGAGAATCGGTGCCCGTTGCAAAAACTAACCAACCATCGCCAGAATCCATTAATGAAATTTTCAAAGCATCCAATATCGGATTTTATGGCACCACCGTGGTGAGTGGCAAGGCGCTGGGCATTGTTTTTGCAACAGGAAAAAATAGTGCTTTGGGTGACATTGTTGATTTAACTGCTCATACGGTGCAGTTGAGTAGCTTTGAAAAAGGGTTGGCTCTTTTTAGCACCTTTGTCATACGTCTCATGATCATTTCGTTGTTGATTTTGTTTTGCGCCAATCTTATCGTTAAGGGGCATTCGGTTAATTTTCTTGAGCTGCTCCTTTTTGCGAGTGCTTTGGCATTGAGTATTATTCCCGAAGCATTGCCGATTGTCATGACTTTCGCCTTGTCTCAGGGAGCGATTCGTCTGGCGCACCGCAAAACTATTGTCAAACGACTTTCTGCTATTGACGATTTGGGTAATATAGAGATTTTATGTACCGATAAAACCGGAACCTTGACAGAAAACGTTTCAAAAGTTGAAGCGGTGTATGGTGTCAATCCTCGTGAGGCAGTGCTTGGGGCCTATCTGGTTGTGCATCATCCAAAAAAAAAATTAGTCACTATTAAAGGTTTTGATTTGGCGTTGGATGCAAATCTTACCCTAGAAGAAAAAGTTGCTGTGCAAGCCTATACTCACGTGGCTGAAGTCCCTTTTGACCCAGCACGTCTTAGAAATATTGTGTTGGTTCGTCAGCAAGAGTTGTATGAACTCATAGTTCGCGGTGCTCCAGAAACAGTTCTTGAATCGTGTATTGGATTAACAACAGAAGAAAAACAACGCATGCAGGAATGGATAGTTGATCAAGGGCATCAAGGGCGGCGTGTGCTTGTTGTTGCAAAAAAAGTAGTGCAGGTTGATGACCCTAACACCTACGATCTTGTAGGTCAGGAACATGATTTAAACTTTATGGGGATGATAGCATTTGGCGATCCGTTAAAGAAAACTTCTATAGAAGCAATTGCTAAGGCTCGCGCGTTAGGGGTTACCATAAAAATATTGAGTGGTGACACGCGCGAAGTCTGTGGTGCCATAGCTCAGCAAGTTGGCTTGATTCAACATCGAGACGAAGTAGTGACGGGCGATGAGTTTGCCAAAAAATCAGCAGCAGAAAAAGAGGAGCTGGTAAACACGCGGTCAGTCTTTGCCCGTGTTTCTCCGCAACAAAAATACGAAATTATTGTGTTACTGCAAAAAGATAAATCAGTTGCTTATATGGGCGATGGCATTAACGATGCACCAGCACTCAAAGTAGCTAATGTTGCTTTGGCGGTGAATGATGCGGTGGATGTCGCTCGCGAAGCATCCGATATCATATTACTCAAAAAGAGCTTGTTGGTGGTTATTGAAGGTATTGAAGAAGGCAGGGTAATTTTTTCTAACATACTCAAATATATTCGTACGATATTGTCGACGACATTTAGTAATTTTTATTCGTTGGCATTTGCGTCGTTGATTCTTGATTTTTTACCTATGCTTCCCGTGCAATTATTATTGAATAATATTTTGTCTGATTTGCCTATGCTTGCCATTGCGACCGATTCAACCGATTTAAATGAATTGAAACGGCCCGCAAAATACGATGTTCGTGGCCTGGCTGTAGTTTCGACAGTTTTGGCACTCACGACGTCGCTGTTTGATATTATTTTTTTTGCATTGTTTTTTCATGTTGCACCAGCTGTATTGCAAACGGGTTGGTTTATCGAAAGTATGTTCACTGAGCTCGTATTCATTTTTTCCATTCGCACCACAAGAGCTTTTTTTAGAGGATCAATGCCTTCAATACCTTTGGTTGTATTGACTCTTGGCGTTGGTGCTGTGTCTTTGGTCTTGCCATTTACTGAGTTTGGTCAACGGGTGTTTCATTTCGTTCCTTTAGAATTGACACAGTTATTGATAATAGCAGGTGTTGTTATTGTTTACTTTATTACGGTCGATTTGGTTAAAGTATTGTATTACCGTATGTTCAATAACAACAATACTTAAGGACAGTTGTGGTTAAAGATTTTGAGTCGTTGTCGCATACAGCAGACATAAAAATTCGTGTCTATGGTGACACATTAGAAGAATTGTTCAGGCATGCTTTGATAGGCATGTTTCAGACCGTAGGCCCACAAGCTCCCGACTGTGTTGTGCGTGATGGCAGGTTGGTGTGCATGCAGTTGCCGCAACACCACAGCGTAGAGGTTGAATCTCTTGATTATGAATCGTTGCTCGTTGATTTTCTATCGCATGCTTTATATCTTTCTGATGTGCATAATGAGGCCTATTTAGATGTTGTCATCGAACAGCTAACACCAACGTTCATCAAGGCTTCCTTGCATGGCGTTAAGATCACTGGCTTTGAAGTGGTGGAAATTAAAGCCGTGACCTATCACGATTTAGAAATCAAGCAGATTAATGGTGCATGGCAGGCGATCATTGTATTTGATATTTAATTAACCCCACACACGGCTTTTAAGCAGTGGTTTAGGGGACCCCGGAAAAAGGGCTTTAGCCCATTCATCCCCAGTCTTGAAAAGACGTGGGGTTTTCTGGGGATAAAAAAAGGAAGTATTAATGGCTCACGAATTTTCGCTTAAAGATTTAATTAAGATTGATGAAAATATCTACGAAATCCCCAAGTCATTCCGGTCAGATATGCGTGTTCCAGCCCGCATCTTTATGAATGCACAGATGTTTGCCGACATTAAAGGTGACCGCTCGCTCGAGCAACTGGTGAATGTTGCAACATTGCCGGGCATACAAAAATATGCATTCGCCATGCCTGATATGCACCAAGGGTATGGGTTTCCTATCGGCGGGGTTGCAGCAACGGCAATTAATCAAGGTGGCGTTATTTCTCCGGGAGGCATTGGCTACGACATCAATTGTGGCGTGCGATTGTTGGCCGTGAATATGAGCGCCGATGAGTTGGCGCCTTATCTTAGTGAACTAGCAACGCGCATTTTTCACAAAGTACCATCAGGTGTTGGCAAAGGCGGCAAGCTTGATTTTAAAGCGGGTGCGTTGGATAAAATTTTACGCGATGGCGCACAGCATATGCTCAAGCTCGGCTACGGTAATGAAGGCGATTTGGAATTTTGCGAAGAGCGTGGGCGTTTGGATAACGCTGATCCATCAATGGTTTCTGAACAAGCAAAAAAACGAGGAGCCGATCAGCTGGGCACGCTTGGGTCGGGTAATCATTTTCTTGAAATACAAAAAGTTGATGAAATTTTTGATGAAAATGTTGCGCGTGTTTTTGGTTTAGAAAAAAATCAGGTTACGGTCATGATTCACTGCGGTTCGCGTGGGCTGGGGCATCAGACTTGCACCGATTATGTTCGCACTATGATGCACAAGGTCAATCAATGGGGTTATGTGTTGCCCGATCGTGAATTAGTGTGTGCACCATTTACCTCAAAAGAAGGGCAGGAATATTTTGCTGCAATGTCAGCCGCAGCCAATTTTGCATGGGCCAATCGTCATATGATTGGGCATTGGGTTCGCGAGGCATTCCACGAAGTTGTTGGGCAAAGCATTCAAGTACGCACCGTCTACGATGTCTCTCATAACATTGGCAAACTAGAAACGCACATGATTGACGATAAGCTCGTTGATGTCGTCATGCATCGTAAAGGTGCAACGCGTGCGTTTGGGCCTGGCAGACCAGAACTGCCAGCGTTATATCGAAATGTTGGCCAACCGGTACTCATTCCAGGAACCATGGGTACTTCGTCCTACGTGTTGGTTGGCACGCAAGAAGGTATGGACGCTTCATTCGGCTCATCGTGCCATGGCGCCGGGCGTAAGATGTCCAGAACACAGGCAAAACATACGGTGCATGGTGCG
This window encodes:
- a CDS encoding HAD-IC family P-type ATPase, with translation MNKFSALFSEYTTKTIEDIATDFGVSMHDGLSDAQVLERQAVYGLNEIKTREIGWADILWRQLKSPFIYLLLGVAVLYFFLQSYFDASVILCIVFINTFFSFFQEYRAHKASQFLQQSIVTHVTVLRHGQEVDVPHNQLVPGDIVVLYPGDIIPADLRFIEAQNVTIDESVLTGESVPVAKTNQPSPESINEIFKASNIGFYGTTVVSGKALGIVFATGKNSALGDIVDLTAHTVQLSSFEKGLALFSTFVIRLMIISLLILFCANLIVKGHSVNFLELLLFASALALSIIPEALPIVMTFALSQGAIRLAHRKTIVKRLSAIDDLGNIEILCTDKTGTLTENVSKVEAVYGVNPREAVLGAYLVVHHPKKKLVTIKGFDLALDANLTLEEKVAVQAYTHVAEVPFDPARLRNIVLVRQQELYELIVRGAPETVLESCIGLTTEEKQRMQEWIVDQGHQGRRVLVVAKKVVQVDDPNTYDLVGQEHDLNFMGMIAFGDPLKKTSIEAIAKARALGVTIKILSGDTREVCGAIAQQVGLIQHRDEVVTGDEFAKKSAAEKEELVNTRSVFARVSPQQKYEIIVLLQKDKSVAYMGDGINDAPALKVANVALAVNDAVDVAREASDIILLKKSLLVVIEGIEEGRVIFSNILKYIRTILSTTFSNFYSLAFASLILDFLPMLPVQLLLNNILSDLPMLAIATDSTDLNELKRPAKYDVRGLAVVSTVLALTTSLFDIIFFALFFHVAPAVLQTGWFIESMFTELVFIFSIRTTRAFFRGSMPSIPLVVLTLGVGAVSLVLPFTEFGQRVFHFVPLELTQLLIIAGVVIVYFITVDLVKVLYYRMFNNNNT
- a CDS encoding archease, whose product is MVKDFESLSHTADIKIRVYGDTLEELFRHALIGMFQTVGPQAPDCVVRDGRLVCMQLPQHHSVEVESLDYESLLVDFLSHALYLSDVHNEAYLDVVIEQLTPTFIKASLHGVKITGFEVVEIKAVTYHDLEIKQINGAWQAIIVFDI
- a CDS encoding RtcB family protein — its product is MAHEFSLKDLIKIDENIYEIPKSFRSDMRVPARIFMNAQMFADIKGDRSLEQLVNVATLPGIQKYAFAMPDMHQGYGFPIGGVAATAINQGGVISPGGIGYDINCGVRLLAVNMSADELAPYLSELATRIFHKVPSGVGKGGKLDFKAGALDKILRDGAQHMLKLGYGNEGDLEFCEERGRLDNADPSMVSEQAKKRGADQLGTLGSGNHFLEIQKVDEIFDENVARVFGLEKNQVTVMIHCGSRGLGHQTCTDYVRTMMHKVNQWGYVLPDRELVCAPFTSKEGQEYFAAMSAAANFAWANRHMIGHWVREAFHEVVGQSIQVRTVYDVSHNIGKLETHMIDDKLVDVVMHRKGATRAFGPGRPELPALYRNVGQPVLIPGTMGTSSYVLVGTQEGMDASFGSSCHGAGRKMSRTQAKHTVHGAQLRKELEQAGIMIRSNSDPGLAEEAPVAYKDIDTVVSVVDGAKLARKVARVLPLAVIKGD
- a CDS encoding DciA family protein, which codes for MAQEIKNLIPSILHGDQNWKFKLLSNWHAIFGPLSTRVSLEKIHDDILILGVQDSCWLQELYLLSTVLLKTINETLDQPRIKNLRFKIIGNKKKKQPQQLKQKVWSKHAVTLTTVEDNALHKIQDPQLRDALKNFLIRCHQEKV